The Megalops cyprinoides isolate fMegCyp1 chromosome 9, fMegCyp1.pri, whole genome shotgun sequence genome has a window encoding:
- the bloc1s3 gene encoding biogenesis of lysosome-related organelles complex 1 subunit 3, translating into MASNKYQIVVQGEASETDSDEEVYITSLSSTQSVSAGVKVSGEASETDSEGEVEKVRKLVIAGSAENAQGLRRDLPPLIVIRNAPEFVSAVEEKPALRPEQSGRYNTLLQQKLQENNARLCNDVSQMYRQVYQNATREIRLATTHLNSSQSGIINASHSIRLILEDLKSVSEKIDIITSCNLLPDITIATP; encoded by the coding sequence ATGGCGAGTAACAAATACCAAATAGTGGTGCAGGGTGAGGCATCGGAAACGGATTCAGATGAAGAGGTTTACATAACTTCGCTCTCGTCGACTCAGTCCGTTTCAGCCGGGGTGAAAGTGTCCGGAGAAGCATCGGAGACAGACAGCGAAGGGGAAGTGGAGAAAGTGCGGAAGCTCGTTATTGCCGGGAGTGCGGAAAATGCGCAAGGACTGCGAAGGGATTTGCCCCCGCTCATCGTGATCAGAAACGCCCCTGAGTTTGTTTCCGCGGTGGAGGAGAAACCCGCCCTGAGGCCTGAGCAAAGCGGTCGCTACAACACTTTACTTCAGCAGAAACTGCAGGAGAACAATGCGCGCCTGTGCAACGACGTGTCGCAGATGTACAGGCAAGTGTACCAGAACGCGACCAGAGAGATTCGGCTGGCCACGACTCATCTCAACAGTTCCCAGAGCGGCATCATCAACGCATCCCACAGCATCCGTCTTATCCTGGAGGACCTCAAATCTGTGTCTGAGAAAATCGACATAATCACTAGCTGTAATCTACTCCCTGATATAACCATAGCCACCCCCTaa
- the LOC118782943 gene encoding NTPase KAP family P-loop domain-containing protein 1-like — protein MDTKGAMLDDIYAYGLSRTLIQVAPPATVGLYSPCQKRSETLLQKIRNYMNREAEWREKKHKEDVPTPTFLGSLFCLFAMIFLRPVWTEEGERRRKRVRWIFVRFSAWHFAGSDKLWAGLVLQLFKAVNRNIGGLFVSVYRVTQYPFPKRVESQSQSNWRQRKVCGLPVWLVTLVMAAVSIGSCVLLSVTGFRVKVNGTLGGLASVESMAIATLGAPAAIAVRFIVRTAKNVLFNQGSSIQSKMNKSAISEQMGFMDKVRKEVGILVDLIHFMEVIENRKIRVILEITNLDRCGSEKIIQALEVINILLTGESSPFVSILAIDPRIVVNCVENTPLHDRSENSGYEFLNNIVTLPFSVPELGVDSKLKVFKTLAESRLEVIVDESKATGAHTAKLSSNKESALEKGIRDDSVVPFIGNSAGEMEIIEQGISWEYWANQIKALTNDVLEFVYTKGSLQTYIVEHDMHMRRIINSIRMSVVIKEGMIRDSCSAEEIAAWVVLANMWPCRLSWILHIVEDDQQRAAIDHPDGRDHIDNAKTLWEVFSESSIELHALRDKIVLLFEQDSDPDLFERFLKIDFRFTIRDIGRFMPWTVNLDQSIKKELDRIRESYRMRHKVNPKALTPLPIRAVIGMSTDDICKEMQKLNFPETHQKLVRENRLDGASLALGDDGEIKRVLQMALGEWISFSFHFLGGKPRSSPLTSNTMMALHSGDVPSTLLGR, from the exons atggacacaaaag GGGCCATGCTTGATGATATCTACGCTTATGGCCTTTCCAGAACTCTGATACAAGTTGCGCCTCCAGCCACCGTTGGGTTGTACTCTCCATGTCAAAAGCGCTCCGAGACATTGCTTCAGAAGATCAGAA ATTATATGAACAGGGAAGCAGAGTGGAGAGAAAAGAAGCACAAAGAGGATGTTCCCACACCCACCTTCCTGGGTTCTCTGTTTTGCCTGTTTGCCATGATTTTCCTTCGGCCCGTATGGactgaggagggggagaggaggaggaagagggtgagGTGGATATTTGTGCGTTTCAGCGCCTGGCACTTCGCCGGCAGCGATAAGCTCTGGGCGGGCCTGGTACTCCAGCTCTTTAAAGCCGTAAACCGCAACATCGGAGGCCTGTTCGTCAGCGTTTACAGGGTCACGCAGTACCCCTTTCCTAAGAGGGTCGAGAGCCAGAGCCAATCTAACTGGAGGCAGCGGAAGGTGTGCGGCCTGCCGGTCTGGCTTGTCACTCTGGTCATGGCAGCTGTAAGCATAGGATCGTGTGTCCTGCTTTCCGTGACTGGTTTCCGGGTGAAAGTGAACGGCACTCTGGGCGGCCTAGCAAGTGTGGAATCCATGGCCATTGCAACCCTGGGGGCACCTGCTGCCATCGCCGTCCGGTTCATTGTAAGGACAGCCAAAAACGTCCTTTTCAACCAGGGCAGCAGCATCCAGAGCAAAATGAATAAGTCAGCCATCAGTGAACAGATGGGGTTTATGGACAAGGTGAGGAAGGAGGTGGGCATCCTGGTTGATCTCATCCACTTCATGGAAGTCATAGAGAACAGAAAGATCCGGGTCATCCTCGAGATCACCAACTTGGACCGGTGTGGCTCAGAGAAGATTATTCAGGCCTTGGAAGTCATCAACATCTTGCTGACAGGAGAAAGTTCTCCTTTTGTGTCCATTCTGGCTATAGATCCCCGGATTGTGGTGAACTGTGTGGAAAACACTCCTCTGCATGACAGGTCAGAGAACAGTGGCTACGAGTTCTTAAACAATATTGTCACCCTACCCTTCTCTGTGCCTGAGCTAGGTGTGGACTCCAAGCTCAAGGTTTTCAAAACCCTTGCAGAGAGTCGCCTTGAAGTCATTGTAGACGAATCCAAAGCGACAGGGGCTCACACTGCTAAGCTTAGTTCAAACAAGGAGTCGGCGCTGGAAAAGGGAATCCGAGATGACAGTGTAGTGCCGTTCATTGGAAATAGTGCAGGGGAGATGGAAATAATTGAACAAGGCATCAGTTGGGAATACTGGGCAAATCAGATCAAGGCACTGACAAATGACGTTTTGGAATTTGTTTATACAAAAGGCAGCCTCCAAACATACATTGTTGAACATGACATGCATATGAGAAGAATAATCAATTCAATCCGCATGTCAGTCGTCATCAAGGAGGGGATGATAAGGGATTCCTGCTCAGCAGAAGAGATTGCAGCCTGGGTGGTTCTAGCCAACATGTGGCCGTGTCGACTCAGCTGGATTCTTCATATTGTGGAAGATGACCAACAGAGGGCTGCCATAGACCACCCTGATGGGAGAGACCACATTGATAACGCAAAGACTTTGTGGGAAGTCTTCAGCGAGTCAAGCATTGAACTGCACGCACTTAGAGACAAGATTGTATTACTCTTTGAGCAGGACAGTGACCCCGATCTGTTTGAAAGATTTCTCAAAATCGATTTCAGGTTCACCATCAGGGATATTGGCAGGTTCATGCCTTGGACAGTTAATCTGGACCAGTCCATTAAAAAGGAGCTGGACAGGATCAGGGAAAGCTACAGAATGAGACACAAAGTGAACCCCAAAGCCCTAACCCCACTCCCAATAAGGGCCGTCATTGGAATGAGTACAGACGACATCTGCAAAgag ATGCAAAAGCTGAATTTCCCTGAAACACACCAGAAGCTAGTGAGGGAGAATCGACTCGACGGAGCATCCTTGGCTCTCGGCGACGACGGTGAGATCAAACGAGTCCTGCAGATGGCCTTGGGTGAATGGATCTCTTTCAGCTTTCACTTCTTGGGAGGCAAGCCAAGATCCAGCCCCCTCACATCAAACACAATGATGGCTCTGCACAGCGGAGATGTTCCCTCCACCCTCCTCGGGAGATGA